The following are encoded together in the Salinibacterium sp. UTAS2018 genome:
- the mmsB gene encoding multiple monosaccharide ABC transporter permease, producing MSTTTPTSKLPKMRVDLRQYGILAALAVIVILFQILTDGRLLLPGNLNNLIQQNAYVLILAVGMVIVIIAGHIDLSVGSVVAMVGAVAAISMSQWGLPWWAAVIISLLLGAAVGAWQGFWVAFVGIPAFIVTLAGMLLFRGLTLVFLTGGTINALPGEFNAIGGGWLPEALGTIGEGRGSRDILTIVLGVLAVAMLITQQARSRAKQRKLDLPVERSASFWIKNGVAAVVILALTFQLSAYRGTPIILIILAVLILLFTFVLNQTVFGRHVYAIGGNLFAAQMSGVKTSWINFFVFVNMGVLAGLAGVVTTARAGGAVASAGQSFELDAIAAVFIGGAAVTGGVGTVIGAVIGALIMGVLNMGLSILSVDAAWQQTIKGLVLLLAVAFDVMSKRRAGRR from the coding sequence ATGAGCACCACCACACCCACTAGCAAACTGCCCAAAATGCGGGTCGATCTGCGTCAGTACGGCATCCTGGCCGCGCTTGCCGTCATCGTCATCCTGTTCCAAATATTGACGGATGGCCGACTGCTGCTGCCCGGAAACCTCAATAACCTCATCCAGCAGAATGCCTACGTGCTTATTCTCGCGGTGGGCATGGTTATCGTGATTATCGCGGGACACATCGACCTCTCGGTCGGCTCCGTCGTGGCGATGGTCGGTGCTGTTGCCGCGATATCGATGAGCCAATGGGGGTTGCCGTGGTGGGCCGCCGTCATCATCTCGCTTCTGCTCGGCGCGGCGGTTGGAGCGTGGCAGGGATTCTGGGTGGCCTTCGTCGGCATCCCGGCCTTCATCGTCACGCTCGCGGGCATGCTGTTGTTCCGCGGTCTCACCCTCGTGTTCCTTACGGGCGGCACGATCAATGCTCTTCCCGGTGAATTCAACGCAATCGGCGGCGGATGGCTGCCCGAGGCGCTCGGCACGATCGGCGAAGGTCGTGGCAGCCGCGACATCCTCACGATTGTCTTGGGCGTTCTGGCGGTAGCAATGCTGATCACTCAGCAGGCACGCAGTCGTGCCAAGCAGCGCAAGCTTGACCTCCCGGTGGAGCGCAGTGCCTCGTTCTGGATCAAGAACGGTGTCGCGGCAGTTGTCATCTTGGCGCTCACCTTCCAGCTTTCTGCCTACCGCGGAACTCCGATCATTCTGATCATCCTGGCCGTGCTGATTCTGCTGTTCACGTTCGTGCTGAACCAGACCGTCTTCGGCCGCCACGTTTACGCCATCGGTGGCAACCTCTTCGCTGCGCAGATGAGTGGTGTGAAGACGTCGTGGATTAACTTCTTCGTCTTCGTCAACATGGGTGTGCTGGCGGGGCTCGCCGGTGTCGTCACGACGGCGCGCGCTGGTGGTGCCGTCGCATCCGCCGGTCAAAGCTTCGAGCTGGATGCCATTGCCGCCGTCTTCATCGGTGGTGCTGCTGTCACCGGTGGTGTCGGAACGGTCATCGGTGCCGTGATCGGTGCGCTCATTATGGGTGTGCTCAACATGGGCCTGTCGATCCTGTCGGTGGATGCCGCCTGGCAACAAACGATCAAGGGGCTTGTGCTGTTGCTCGCCGTGGCGTTCGACGTCATGAGCAAGCGCCGCGCTGGACGTCGCTAG
- a CDS encoding ROK family protein, with the protein MNQNTPPSPSLPSSLTSPTGAGSTGGRGDRTRRHNLSRVLTLLHRGAQRRSQLTAHTGLNRSTIAALVAELTELGLAYESEPDPTRQVGRPSPMVNADARTVAIAINPEIDAITVAVVGLDGSLLKRIRYETDEPPTVAEFVKISSVIIESLRGGYEANGRIVGIGVAAPGLVRVEDGLVRWAPHLHWRDEPVSELLAVATGYPVSTANDASLGALGEHIYGAGRDVDDLIYLNGGASGIGGGIIAGGRPLTGRAGYAGEFGHVRVENGAAEKGTREEGSLETEVNRADLLRALGLTNVDSETLDAALRGSTDPEVGALVHRQLLSLGTSLRNAVNVLNPEVIVLGGFLASIFAFDPEFLIERVRSQSLEASFEEVQIVPAQLGADLLMIGAAELAFAALLEDPAAL; encoded by the coding sequence GTGAACCAGAACACCCCGCCATCACCGTCGCTGCCGTCATCGCTGACGTCGCCGACTGGCGCGGGCAGCACGGGTGGGCGCGGCGATCGCACTCGGCGGCACAATCTGTCGCGCGTGCTGACCCTGCTTCATCGCGGGGCTCAGCGCCGCTCACAGTTAACCGCGCACACGGGGCTTAACCGCTCGACGATTGCGGCGCTTGTAGCGGAGCTCACCGAGTTGGGGTTGGCCTATGAGAGCGAGCCCGATCCTACTCGGCAAGTAGGTCGCCCGTCGCCCATGGTGAACGCGGATGCTCGCACGGTTGCGATTGCGATCAACCCCGAGATCGACGCCATCACGGTTGCGGTCGTGGGCCTCGACGGTTCGCTCTTGAAGCGCATCCGCTACGAGACGGATGAGCCGCCCACGGTCGCTGAATTTGTAAAGATTTCGAGCGTCATCATTGAGAGCCTGCGTGGTGGGTACGAAGCCAACGGGCGCATCGTCGGCATCGGCGTTGCGGCCCCCGGTCTTGTGCGCGTCGAGGACGGCCTGGTGCGGTGGGCTCCTCACCTTCACTGGCGGGATGAACCCGTGAGCGAGTTGCTCGCGGTGGCCACTGGCTACCCGGTCTCCACCGCAAATGATGCAAGTCTTGGTGCGCTCGGCGAGCACATCTACGGCGCTGGCCGCGACGTCGACGACCTGATTTATCTCAACGGTGGTGCCAGCGGTATTGGTGGGGGAATCATTGCCGGTGGGCGGCCCCTGACCGGCCGTGCCGGCTATGCGGGCGAGTTCGGCCACGTTCGGGTGGAGAACGGTGCTGCCGAGAAGGGCACGCGCGAAGAGGGCAGCCTTGAGACCGAAGTGAATCGTGCTGACCTGCTGCGGGCCCTGGGGCTCACCAACGTTGATTCCGAAACTCTAGATGCTGCACTGCGCGGATCCACGGATCCCGAGGTGGGTGCGCTCGTGCACCGACAGTTGCTCTCCCTCGGCACCTCGCTGCGCAACGCCGTGAATGTCCTGAATCCTGAAGTAATTGTGCTTGGTGGCTTCTTGGCGTCAATCTTCGCGTTCGACCCCGAATTCTTGATTGAGCGGGTTCGCAGCCAGTCTCTCGAAGCGTCATTCGAGGAGGTACAGATCGTGCCCGCTCAGCTCGGCGCAGATCTGCTCATGATCGGTGCGGCTGAGCTCGCTTTTGCAGCCCTCCTGGAAGACCCGGCGGCACTCTAG
- a CDS encoding GH1 family beta-glucosidase, with protein sequence MNSDYRDSGLVFPPNFIVGSATAAYQVEGAARDGGRTESIWDTFSHTPGKTWNGDTGDVADDHYYRFESDLDLMAELGLDAYRFSISWPRFQPGGQGPINPEGVSFYSRLVDGLLSRGIRPIATLYHWDLPQELEDEGGWPERDTAMWFAEYAELAAIALGDRVHTWTTLNEPWCSAYLGYGSASHAPGRTSDADALAAVHHLNLAHGLAVPRIRAAATNSPEVSATLNFHVIRGEDSEAKRRIDALANRAFTSPMLLGRYDDDFIADTSEVSDWSFVHAGDLATIHQPLDFLGVNYYSTVTVKMWDGVSERVMNDGHKNMGGSAWPGSRTVEFLPQDGPYTDMGWNIAPDGLEELLVDLSERFPDLPLMITENGAAFDDEVTDGRVHDADRVDYLNRHFTAAHRAMQRGVNLQGYLVWSLLDNFEWGYGYSKRFGIVRVDYDTQERIVKDSGLWVSEVAKNKVTPALS encoded by the coding sequence ATGAACTCTGATTACCGCGATTCTGGTCTCGTTTTTCCGCCGAATTTCATCGTCGGCTCCGCGACGGCGGCCTATCAAGTAGAGGGCGCTGCGCGCGATGGTGGCCGCACCGAATCAATCTGGGATACCTTCAGCCACACCCCGGGCAAGACCTGGAATGGTGACACCGGCGATGTTGCCGACGATCACTACTACCGTTTCGAATCTGACCTCGATCTCATGGCGGAGCTCGGGCTTGACGCCTACCGCTTCTCCATTTCGTGGCCGCGATTTCAGCCGGGTGGGCAGGGTCCGATCAACCCCGAGGGAGTGTCGTTCTACTCGCGACTGGTCGACGGACTGCTGAGCCGCGGCATCCGCCCAATCGCCACTCTGTATCACTGGGACTTGCCGCAAGAACTCGAGGATGAGGGCGGCTGGCCTGAGCGCGACACCGCCATGTGGTTCGCCGAATACGCCGAGCTCGCCGCCATTGCCCTGGGCGATCGCGTGCACACGTGGACAACCCTCAACGAGCCCTGGTGTTCGGCGTATCTGGGCTACGGTTCGGCCTCGCACGCCCCTGGACGCACGAGCGATGCCGATGCGTTGGCCGCCGTGCACCACCTCAATCTGGCTCACGGGCTCGCCGTGCCCCGCATCCGTGCCGCTGCCACGAATTCGCCCGAGGTGTCGGCGACGCTGAACTTCCACGTGATTCGCGGCGAGGATTCCGAAGCCAAGCGTCGCATCGATGCGCTCGCGAACCGTGCGTTCACGAGCCCGATGCTGCTCGGTCGCTACGACGATGACTTCATCGCCGATACGAGCGAGGTCAGCGACTGGTCGTTCGTTCATGCGGGCGATCTGGCGACCATCCACCAGCCGCTCGATTTCTTGGGCGTCAACTATTACTCCACCGTCACGGTGAAGATGTGGGATGGCGTGAGCGAGCGCGTGATGAACGACGGTCACAAAAACATGGGTGGCTCCGCGTGGCCGGGCAGCCGCACCGTCGAGTTCTTGCCGCAGGACGGCCCGTATACGGACATGGGCTGGAACATCGCGCCCGATGGCCTCGAAGAGCTGTTGGTCGATCTGAGTGAGCGGTTCCCCGACCTGCCGTTGATGATCACCGAGAACGGTGCCGCGTTTGATGACGAAGTCACGGATGGTCGGGTGCACGATGCCGACCGAGTCGATTACCTCAACCGGCACTTCACAGCCGCGCACCGAGCGATGCAGCGCGGGGTGAACCTGCAGGGGTACCTCGTGTGGTCGCTGCTCGACAACTTCGAGTGGGGTTATGGCTACTCGAAGCGTTTCGGCATCGTGCGCGTCGACTACGACACTCAAGAACGCATCGTGAAAGACAGCGGACTGTGGGTTTCAGAGGTTGCTAAGAACAAGGTGACGCCGGCGCTGAGCTAG
- a CDS encoding SulP family inorganic anion transporter, with the protein MKRSWKALLPSVKDYRLLRTSWRGDLIAGVTVGIVALPLALAFGVSSGVGAEAGLITAIVAGIVAAVFGGSNVQVSGPTGAMVVVLAPIVVSHGVEAVAIVTLLAGIIVVVAGVLRLGRTVSYIPWPVIEGFTVGIGIIIFLQQVPSALGTEGTEHPTNSVLAAGAFIAAAQWPAALLPLGVTAAVIAIMLLLTRISGRLPASFIAIVVVTIAAQALNLPLATIGELPASLPAPAVPSFDFDLTTLIGPAFAVAALAAIESLLSARVAAGMADTGPYNADRELVGQGLASVASSFFGGMPATGAIARTAVNVRSGGRTRVSAVVHALALLTVVYLAAQVVAVIPLAALSGVLMATAARMMSPTLIKTMLHTGRSEAAVFVITGIITVSFDLIIAVGIGIAAAAFFALRTMSKASGVHREELPGSPEPGDERIALFRIDGSLFFGAAERLIDRINEHEGLEVVIVRLSQLHLIDATGAHTLTELITALERRGVTVIIKGIRPEHRDVLKRLGVISSLRHPNHLFAELEPAIEHARSHIRRAELAR; encoded by the coding sequence ATGAAACGTTCCTGGAAGGCGCTCCTGCCGAGCGTCAAGGACTACCGCCTCCTCCGCACCAGCTGGCGCGGAGATCTGATCGCCGGCGTGACCGTCGGCATTGTCGCCCTGCCCCTCGCTCTCGCCTTTGGCGTTAGTTCCGGAGTCGGCGCCGAAGCTGGGCTCATCACCGCCATCGTCGCAGGCATCGTCGCGGCAGTCTTTGGCGGCTCCAACGTGCAGGTCTCCGGCCCCACCGGCGCGATGGTCGTGGTGCTCGCTCCCATCGTCGTCAGTCACGGCGTCGAAGCCGTCGCGATCGTCACCCTGCTCGCGGGCATCATCGTCGTCGTCGCGGGAGTGCTGCGCCTCGGCCGCACCGTCAGCTACATCCCCTGGCCCGTCATCGAAGGCTTTACCGTCGGCATCGGCATCATTATCTTCCTGCAGCAAGTGCCCTCGGCGCTCGGCACGGAAGGAACTGAACACCCCACCAACTCCGTGCTCGCGGCAGGGGCCTTTATCGCTGCCGCCCAGTGGCCCGCTGCTCTACTCCCCCTCGGCGTCACCGCGGCCGTGATCGCGATCATGCTGCTGCTCACCCGCATCAGCGGCCGCCTCCCCGCCTCCTTCATCGCCATCGTCGTCGTCACGATCGCAGCTCAAGCCCTCAACTTGCCGCTCGCCACCATCGGCGAACTGCCCGCCTCGCTGCCGGCCCCCGCCGTGCCCTCGTTCGATTTCGACCTCACCACGCTGATTGGTCCGGCCTTCGCCGTCGCCGCCCTCGCCGCCATCGAATCCCTGCTTTCTGCCCGCGTCGCCGCCGGTATGGCAGACACCGGGCCCTACAACGCCGACCGCGAACTTGTCGGCCAGGGGTTGGCATCCGTCGCCTCCAGCTTCTTTGGCGGGATGCCAGCCACCGGCGCCATCGCCCGCACCGCCGTCAACGTACGGTCGGGCGGTCGCACCCGCGTCTCCGCGGTCGTGCATGCTCTCGCCCTGCTCACCGTCGTGTACCTCGCGGCACAGGTCGTCGCAGTCATCCCGCTGGCAGCGCTCTCGGGCGTTCTCATGGCCACCGCCGCCCGCATGATGTCCCCGACCCTGATCAAGACGATGCTGCACACCGGCAGATCTGAAGCTGCCGTGTTCGTCATCACCGGCATCATCACGGTGAGCTTCGACCTCATCATCGCCGTGGGAATCGGTATCGCTGCCGCCGCCTTCTTCGCGCTGCGCACCATGAGCAAAGCCAGCGGCGTTCACCGCGAAGAACTCCCCGGCTCCCCCGAACCGGGCGACGAACGTATCGCGCTGTTCCGCATCGATGGCTCACTCTTCTTCGGAGCAGCCGAGCGCCTTATCGACCGCATCAACGAACACGAAGGTCTCGAAGTCGTGATCGTGCGGCTGTCGCAACTGCACCTCATCGATGCCACCGGCGCCCACACCCTCACCGAGCTCATCACCGCGCTCGAACGACGCGGCGTCACCGTGATCATCAAGGGCATCCGCCCCGAACATCGGGATGTACTGAAGCGCCTCGGAGTGATCAGCTCGCTACGCCACCCCAACCATCTGTTCGCCGAACTCGAGCCCGCAATTGAACACGCTCGCTCACACATCAGGCGCGCTGAACTAGCCCGCTAG
- a CDS encoding metalloregulator ArsR/SmtB family transcription factor gives MAVLDERRPLYEIKANLFKGLAHPYRIRVLEMLSAADEASVADMLAETGLEASHLSQHLSVLRRYGLVVSDRRASVVYYRLALPQIAELLRAARVLLGEILTDADSQRELVNSLPEIPDAR, from the coding sequence ATGGCCGTTCTCGATGAGCGCAGGCCGCTCTACGAAATCAAGGCGAACCTGTTCAAGGGGCTCGCGCATCCGTACCGCATCCGTGTGCTCGAGATGCTGTCGGCCGCCGACGAGGCATCCGTGGCTGACATGCTCGCTGAGACTGGGCTCGAAGCATCCCACCTTTCGCAACATCTTTCGGTGCTGCGCCGCTACGGCCTCGTCGTTTCCGACCGCCGCGCGAGCGTCGTCTACTACCGCCTCGCCCTCCCCCAGATCGCTGAACTGCTGCGGGCAGCCCGCGTGCTGCTCGGCGAAATTCTGACCGATGCCGACAGCCAGCGCGAGCTTGTGAACAGCCTGCCCGAGATTCCGGATGCCCGATGA
- a CDS encoding CpaF family protein — MSNALTTIADQVRQRVRRDGVDLSRDSELASRYVRDEVRRYSERALGGSVPLLTDEAQAAREVVAALTGYGPLQPFFDDDTVEELWINGPEHVFVARNGVPEFTGIRLTDGQVRDLVERMLQTSGRRVDLSSPFVDASLPDGSRLHVVIPDVTRRHWAINVRKFSQRIRDLDRLVELGSLPQHAADYLRLCVLSGQNIVVSGATQSGKTTMLNALLAAGKPTERVVTVEETFELSVAGHDHVGMQCRQPSLEGTGEISLRRLIKEALRMRPDRLVVGEVRDAESLDLLIALNSGLPGMSSIHANSAREALVKLCTLPLLAGRNIDSSFVVPTVASSVDVVVHCELTANGTRRVVEILSLTGEVSDGVIDSSILFRLSEGTLLHTGAVPARLAKFHAAGIDPVAHLLKAVA, encoded by the coding sequence ATGTCTAACGCTTTGACCACCATCGCTGACCAGGTTCGCCAACGGGTTCGCCGCGACGGGGTTGATCTGTCGCGCGATAGCGAGTTGGCGTCGCGGTATGTGCGCGATGAGGTGCGCCGCTATAGCGAGCGGGCGCTGGGTGGTTCGGTTCCGCTTCTCACCGATGAAGCTCAGGCCGCCCGCGAGGTGGTGGCGGCTCTGACCGGGTACGGCCCGCTCCAGCCTTTCTTCGATGACGACACTGTCGAAGAGCTCTGGATCAACGGGCCCGAGCACGTCTTCGTCGCCCGCAACGGCGTGCCTGAGTTCACGGGCATCCGTCTCACTGATGGTCAGGTTCGCGATCTGGTGGAGCGGATGCTGCAAACCTCGGGTCGTCGCGTCGACCTGAGTTCTCCCTTCGTTGACGCGTCCCTGCCAGATGGTTCGCGACTGCACGTCGTGATTCCGGATGTCACGCGGCGCCACTGGGCGATCAACGTGCGCAAATTCAGCCAGCGCATCCGCGACCTCGATCGTTTAGTCGAGTTGGGAAGCTTGCCGCAGCACGCCGCCGACTATCTGCGGCTGTGCGTGCTCTCGGGCCAAAACATTGTGGTGTCGGGAGCGACCCAGAGTGGCAAGACCACGATGCTGAACGCGCTGCTCGCGGCGGGCAAACCGACCGAGCGCGTCGTCACCGTCGAGGAGACATTTGAGCTGAGCGTCGCCGGCCACGACCACGTCGGTATGCAGTGCCGTCAACCTAGCCTCGAGGGCACCGGCGAGATCAGCCTGCGCCGGCTCATCAAAGAGGCACTGCGGATGCGCCCCGACCGTCTCGTGGTCGGCGAAGTGCGCGATGCCGAGTCGCTCGACCTCCTTATTGCGCTCAACTCTGGACTGCCGGGAATGTCTAGCATCCACGCCAACAGCGCCCGCGAAGCGCTCGTGAAACTGTGCACTCTGCCGCTACTCGCCGGTCGCAACATCGACTCCAGCTTTGTCGTGCCGACCGTGGCCAGTTCAGTGGATGTCGTCGTCCACTGCGAACTGACGGCGAACGGCACGAGACGCGTGGTCGAGATTCTGTCGCTCACCGGGGAGGTGAGCGACGGGGTTATCGACAGCAGTATTCTCTTCCGGTTGTCGGAGGGCACGCTCCTCCACACCGGCGCGGTGCCCGCACGTCTCGCCAAGTTTCACGCGGCGGGAATCGACCCGGTCGCGCACCTCCTCAAGGCCGTCGCGTGA
- a CDS encoding type II secretion system F family protein: MSLILGIILAVGVTLVAAPFLWPAPGERRVRARSAWSLRMRERLVQAGLPTTSPAIVVIVSLVFAIAVAAITFVVTSVIAVVVCAAAAALVLPTLAISWRARARRKATQVVWPDIVDQLVSAVRSGLALPDSLMTLAHTGPLVTRSAFAAFAARYRATGNFSIAVDELKVALADPVADRILETLRMSREVGGSELTNVLRSLSIYLRQEAAIRSEVEVRQGWVMNAARLGLAAPWVVLFLLTTRPEAALAYNSAGGVALIVAGLVLSVVAYRIMAGIGRLPEQPRWFA, encoded by the coding sequence GTGAGCCTGATTCTGGGCATCATCCTCGCGGTGGGCGTCACGCTCGTGGCCGCCCCCTTCCTCTGGCCGGCACCCGGCGAGCGTCGCGTTCGAGCGCGCTCGGCCTGGTCGCTGCGGATGCGTGAACGCCTCGTTCAGGCGGGGCTCCCCACCACCAGCCCGGCCATCGTTGTGATTGTGTCGCTTGTCTTCGCGATTGCGGTCGCCGCCATCACGTTCGTCGTCACCTCGGTGATTGCTGTCGTCGTGTGTGCTGCTGCGGCTGCCCTCGTACTCCCGACTCTCGCGATCAGCTGGCGGGCCCGCGCTCGCCGCAAAGCAACGCAGGTCGTCTGGCCCGATATCGTCGACCAATTGGTGTCCGCCGTGCGGTCAGGGCTTGCGCTTCCCGACAGCCTCATGACGCTCGCGCACACCGGCCCCCTCGTGACGCGTAGCGCTTTTGCCGCGTTCGCTGCGCGGTATCGGGCCACGGGCAACTTCTCCATCGCCGTCGACGAACTCAAGGTCGCGCTCGCCGATCCCGTTGCTGACCGCATCCTTGAAACCCTGCGGATGTCGCGCGAAGTCGGCGGAAGCGAACTCACGAACGTACTTCGCAGCCTCAGCATCTACCTGCGCCAGGAGGCAGCGATCCGGTCGGAGGTCGAAGTTCGCCAAGGGTGGGTGATGAACGCTGCCCGCCTCGGCTTAGCGGCACCGTGGGTTGTGTTGTTCTTGCTCACGACCCGCCCCGAGGCGGCACTCGCGTATAACTCGGCGGGTGGCGTTGCGCTCATCGTCGCGGGGCTGGTTCTCTCCGTTGTTGCGTACAGAATTATGGCGGGCATCGGTCGCCTCCCCGAGCAGCCGAGGTGGTTCGCATGA
- a CDS encoding type II secretion system F family protein — protein sequence MSDALALALVAGIAGGLGLWSILSLIPRLSRPTLATRVAPYVIDVSSGAREHLAPRSIGPLPVLGVLLVPAVRWLRETLASVVGGGDLIARRLRQAGSELTIEAYRSQQLLAVLAGAMLGVVFDIAVANQQQVPLIAQAVLVVVGGVVGITARDYLLQRAAKARIRRLTAELPVVLEFLALSLSAGEGILDAVRRVSQVSGGELSRELARVVSSVNTGLPFGETLGVLARELELAPFTRCVDQILGALDRGTPLSEVLQAQAQDAREESKRELLEVAGKKEVAMLFPLVFLILPITIAFAIFPGIFVLQVGF from the coding sequence ATGAGTGACGCGCTCGCGCTCGCGCTTGTCGCCGGTATCGCTGGCGGTCTCGGGCTCTGGTCGATTCTGAGCCTCATTCCGCGCCTCAGCCGCCCGACGCTGGCGACGCGTGTAGCCCCGTACGTGATCGACGTCTCCTCGGGCGCGCGCGAACATCTTGCCCCACGGTCCATCGGACCGCTTCCCGTGCTCGGGGTGCTGCTGGTGCCTGCCGTGCGGTGGTTGCGCGAGACCCTCGCGTCGGTGGTTGGCGGGGGAGACCTAATCGCGCGTCGGCTGCGGCAGGCGGGCTCCGAGCTCACCATCGAGGCGTATCGTTCGCAACAGCTGCTGGCCGTCTTGGCCGGAGCGATGCTCGGTGTCGTTTTCGATATCGCTGTCGCCAATCAACAACAAGTGCCGCTGATCGCGCAGGCCGTACTCGTGGTCGTCGGCGGGGTCGTGGGAATCACTGCCCGCGACTACCTGCTGCAGCGCGCAGCCAAGGCCCGCATCCGTCGGCTCACTGCCGAGCTGCCCGTTGTTCTGGAGTTCTTAGCACTCAGCCTCTCCGCGGGCGAAGGAATCTTGGATGCCGTACGCCGAGTCTCGCAGGTCAGTGGCGGTGAGCTTTCCCGCGAGCTCGCTCGTGTCGTCTCCTCGGTCAACACGGGGCTGCCGTTCGGCGAGACGCTAGGCGTGCTCGCCCGCGAACTGGAATTGGCCCCGTTCACACGTTGCGTCGACCAGATTCTCGGTGCGCTCGATCGCGGAACCCCACTCTCGGAGGTGCTGCAAGCCCAGGCTCAGGATGCGCGCGAAGAGTCCAAGCGCGAACTGCTCGAGGTCGCCGGCAAGAAGGAGGTCGCGATGCTCTTTCCGCTCGTGTTCCTCATCCTGCCCATCACTATCGCGTTCGCGATTTTCCCTGGCATCTTCGTGCTGCAGGTCGGGTTCTAG
- a CDS encoding cell wall-binding repeat-containing protein, with amino-acid sequence MKALVSTAAVAALLLALTSGLPAEAATPLPSGGTGLSSSSKSAVKFQSAAPSISRLSGGDRYETAVAISRQFPAGVPVVYIATGAGYADALSAAPAAAAQGGPLLTTARNVLPQAVAAEIKRLKPQKIVVAGGAGAVSGSVLTALKKLAPSVQRLGGSDRYETSRLLIDYAFDSAPIAYLATGRNFPDALSASAAAGSIGAPVILVDGKQRKVDKSTTALIRDLGVSRINIAGGTGVISSGIESTLKNTMSVKRLSGSDRYSTSAAINRYAFSSASTAYFAVGTGFADALAGAALAGKSGSPLYVVARTCVSSAVKDDVNALGLERRVMLGGSAVLTSAVGKLTVCAKPAPKPAAPSNPGDSKNCSDFSTYASAQAWYKKYFPKYGDIARLDYDNDGYACETLPGGPAS; translated from the coding sequence ATGAAAGCGCTCGTATCAACCGCAGCTGTCGCTGCTCTTTTGCTCGCCCTGACCAGCGGCCTTCCCGCTGAAGCAGCGACACCGCTGCCGAGCGGTGGCACGGGGCTCTCATCAAGCTCGAAGTCGGCGGTGAAATTTCAATCAGCAGCACCATCAATCAGTCGACTGTCGGGTGGCGATCGATACGAGACGGCGGTGGCCATTTCGCGCCAGTTCCCCGCCGGCGTCCCCGTGGTTTATATCGCCACGGGAGCGGGCTATGCCGATGCACTCTCCGCGGCTCCCGCGGCGGCGGCTCAAGGTGGCCCGCTGCTCACTACTGCGCGAAATGTACTACCTCAAGCAGTTGCCGCTGAGATCAAACGGCTTAAGCCCCAGAAGATCGTGGTTGCGGGTGGTGCAGGCGCGGTCTCCGGCAGCGTACTCACGGCGCTGAAGAAACTTGCTCCTTCAGTGCAGCGCTTGGGTGGTAGCGACCGCTACGAAACGAGCCGTCTCCTCATCGATTACGCCTTTGACAGTGCACCAATCGCCTACCTCGCAACCGGCCGAAACTTTCCCGATGCGCTTTCTGCCTCTGCCGCTGCGGGCAGCATTGGGGCGCCCGTCATTTTGGTCGACGGCAAACAACGCAAGGTCGACAAATCGACGACCGCGCTGATTCGCGACCTGGGCGTTTCGCGCATCAACATTGCTGGGGGAACCGGCGTGATTTCATCGGGGATCGAGTCCACGCTCAAAAACACGATGTCGGTGAAGCGCCTCTCCGGCTCTGACCGATACTCCACTTCTGCGGCAATCAACCGCTATGCGTTCTCCTCAGCATCCACGGCCTATTTCGCGGTGGGCACAGGTTTTGCAGACGCCTTGGCGGGCGCAGCACTGGCAGGAAAAAGTGGTTCTCCGTTGTACGTTGTCGCGAGAACATGCGTCTCGTCTGCAGTCAAGGATGACGTCAACGCGTTGGGCCTCGAGCGACGAGTGATGCTGGGGGGAAGCGCGGTCCTCACCAGCGCGGTCGGCAAGCTCACCGTGTGTGCAAAACCTGCTCCTAAGCCTGCAGCGCCGTCGAATCCAGGCGATTCGAAGAACTGTAGCGACTTTTCTACTTACGCCTCCGCTCAGGCCTGGTACAAAAAGTACTTCCCCAAGTATGGGGATATCGCTCGTCTGGATTACGACAACGATGGCTACGCTTGCGAGACACTTCCCGGCGGACCGGCCAGCTAG